In Gemmatimonadaceae bacterium, one DNA window encodes the following:
- the ftcD gene encoding glutamate formimidoyltransferase, producing the protein MKLVECVPNFSEGRRPEVIEAIRSAIASVEGVAMLDVSSDDSHNRSVITFVAPLDAAVNAAFAGIREARDRIDLTKHTGEHPRMGATDVVPFIPLEGTTMEDCVALARALGERVGRELEIPVYLYERAATRPTRENLADVRRGQFEGLLAEIGTNPEREPDFGPNRCHPTFGAVAIGARPFLVAYNVYLGAASNLPVAKKIAKAVRGSSGGFRYVKGLGLEVDGQAQVSMNLVDTTQTPVHRVFDFIRMEAQAHGVPVTWSEIVGLVPESALFETAAHHLQLAQFTTEQVLEARVREHAAGGESVSGFLGALASSAPAPGGGSVAAHAGALGAALAQMVAGLTIGKKKYASAEAEMQELAIRAAALGNTLSALVKRDADAYTEVSTAYALPRETDADQAAREAAIQASLTKAADVPLETARACAEVAELALAAAERGNTNAVSDAGVAALLAEAGCKAASYNVRINATSITDKAVAKRLNDQAAEIVSRVSAIAEKVAARVEATLTQ; encoded by the coding sequence ATGAAACTCGTCGAATGCGTCCCCAATTTCTCCGAGGGACGGCGCCCCGAAGTAATCGAAGCCATCCGCTCGGCCATCGCGTCGGTCGAGGGGGTCGCCATGCTCGACGTGTCGTCCGACGACTCACACAATCGCTCGGTCATCACGTTCGTCGCCCCGCTGGACGCGGCTGTCAATGCGGCGTTCGCCGGGATTCGGGAAGCGCGTGACCGGATCGACCTGACCAAGCACACCGGCGAGCACCCGCGGATGGGCGCGACCGACGTAGTGCCCTTCATCCCGCTCGAAGGCACGACGATGGAAGACTGCGTCGCGCTCGCGCGCGCGCTCGGCGAGCGCGTGGGGCGCGAGCTGGAGATTCCGGTCTACCTGTACGAGCGCGCGGCCACCCGCCCGACTCGCGAGAACCTCGCCGACGTGCGGCGGGGCCAGTTCGAGGGCCTGCTTGCCGAGATCGGCACCAATCCGGAGCGCGAGCCCGACTTCGGCCCCAACCGCTGTCATCCCACTTTCGGCGCCGTCGCCATCGGCGCGCGGCCGTTCCTCGTTGCGTACAACGTCTATCTCGGCGCGGCGTCGAACCTCCCCGTGGCGAAGAAGATCGCGAAGGCGGTGCGCGGCTCGTCCGGCGGCTTCCGCTACGTGAAGGGGCTCGGTCTCGAGGTGGACGGCCAGGCGCAGGTCTCGATGAACCTGGTGGACACAACACAGACGCCGGTGCATCGCGTCTTCGACTTCATCCGGATGGAAGCGCAGGCGCACGGCGTCCCGGTGACGTGGAGCGAGATCGTCGGACTCGTGCCGGAGAGCGCGCTGTTCGAGACCGCCGCGCACCATCTTCAGCTGGCGCAGTTCACGACCGAGCAGGTGCTCGAGGCGCGCGTGCGCGAGCACGCGGCGGGCGGCGAGAGCGTCAGCGGCTTCCTCGGCGCGCTGGCTTCGTCCGCGCCGGCGCCCGGCGGCGGCAGCGTCGCCGCGCACGCGGGCGCTCTGGGCGCGGCGCTGGCGCAAATGGTAGCCGGTCTTACCATCGGCAAGAAGAAGTACGCGTCCGCCGAAGCGGAGATGCAGGAGCTCGCGATCCGCGCCGCGGCGCTCGGCAACACATTGTCAGCGCTGGTCAAGCGCGACGCGGACGCCTACACCGAAGTCTCCACCGCGTACGCGCTGCCCAGGGAGACAGACGCCGACCAGGCGGCGCGCGAGGCAGCCATCCAGGCTTCCCTCACGAAGGCGGCGGACGTGCCCCTGGAGACCGCGCGCGCCTGCGCCGAAGTCGCCGAGCTGGCGCTGGCCGCGGCCGAGCGTGGAAACACGAACGCCGTATCGGATGCGGGGGTGGCGGCGCTGCTCGCGGAGGCCGGCTGCAAAGCCGCGTCGTACAACGTGCGCATCAACGCCACGTCCATCACCGACAAAGCCGTGGCGAAGCGATTGAACGATCAGGCGGCGGAGATCGTGAGCCGCGTGTCGGCGATCGCGGAGAAGGTCGCGGCTAGGGTCGAGGCGAC
- a CDS encoding inositol monophosphatase family protein: MSLDAAELSRLARTVQAAALGAGEIIRSAAPTSSSLVWEHKGAADFVSEVDRNAEQHILSVLGKEFAGAIIIGEEFSPEAVSGAGLSFIIDPLDGTTNFLHGFPHYAVSIGAAYGDDLLAGAILNVQTRELFAASAGCGATLNGEPIRVSNETAPERALIGTGFPFKQLEHLPQFLRQFALVTRRTAGVRRAGSAALDLADTACGRFDAFWELGLAPWDVAAGVLLIREAGGLVTDLQGTDAIPGFGAYVAGGREMHAWLLRTLDEAVEQ, translated from the coding sequence GTGAGCCTCGACGCCGCTGAGCTGTCCCGCCTCGCGCGCACCGTGCAGGCGGCCGCACTGGGCGCCGGCGAAATCATCCGGAGCGCCGCGCCGACTTCGTCCTCGCTCGTGTGGGAGCACAAGGGCGCGGCCGACTTTGTCAGCGAAGTGGACAGGAACGCAGAGCAACACATCCTGTCGGTGCTCGGCAAAGAGTTCGCCGGCGCGATCATCATCGGCGAGGAGTTCTCCCCCGAGGCAGTCTCGGGCGCCGGGCTGTCGTTCATCATCGATCCGCTCGACGGCACCACGAACTTCCTGCACGGCTTCCCGCACTACGCCGTGTCCATCGGCGCCGCTTACGGAGACGACCTGCTCGCCGGCGCGATTCTCAACGTGCAAACGCGCGAGCTGTTCGCCGCGTCCGCGGGCTGCGGCGCGACGCTGAACGGCGAGCCGATCCGCGTATCGAACGAGACCGCGCCCGAGCGCGCGCTGATCGGCACCGGGTTCCCCTTCAAGCAGCTCGAGCATCTGCCGCAATTTCTCCGGCAGTTCGCGCTGGTCACTCGCCGCACCGCCGGCGTCCGCCGCGCGGGCTCGGCGGCGCTCGATCTCGCCGACACCGCGTGCGGCCGGTTCGATGCCTTCTGGGAGCTCGGCCTCGCGCCGTGGGACGTGGCCGCTGGGGTTCTGCTGATCCGCGAAGCCGGCGGCCTCGTCACCGACCTCCAGGGCACGGATGCGATTCCCGGCTTCGGCGCGTACGTTGCCGGCGGACGCGAAATGCACGCGTGGCTCCTACGCACGTTGGACGAGGCCGTGGAGCAGTGA
- the trpS gene encoding tryptophan--tRNA ligase has product MSRIFSGIQPSGELHIGNYLGAVKNWVALQQRFDSFYCIVDYHAITVEYDPALLRERTRDMAISILASGVDPERAVLFLQSAVPEHTELAWIFNTITPLGELERQTQFKDKSSRQESIPVGLLTYPVLQAADILLYKADLVPVGEDQLQHLELSREVARKWNLRFSPEKPFFPEPREEVTPTARVMGLDGNAKMSKSLGNSVGLLEEPAAIWEKLKPAVTDPARVRRTDPGTPEVCNIYHLHKAFSPPDTVKHVALQCSTAGWGCIDCKKVLFESMKKELDPIRERAAEIRSNPATVDTTLREGAEKAHAVAKETMREVKERMGFAP; this is encoded by the coding sequence ATGTCACGGATCTTCAGCGGGATTCAACCGTCCGGCGAGCTGCACATCGGCAACTACCTGGGCGCCGTGAAGAACTGGGTCGCGCTGCAGCAGCGGTTCGATTCGTTCTACTGCATCGTGGATTACCACGCCATCACCGTCGAGTACGACCCCGCGCTGCTGCGCGAGCGGACGCGCGACATGGCGATCTCGATTCTGGCGTCGGGCGTGGATCCCGAGCGTGCCGTGCTGTTCCTGCAGTCGGCGGTGCCGGAGCACACGGAACTCGCGTGGATCTTCAACACGATCACACCGCTCGGCGAGCTCGAGCGGCAGACCCAGTTCAAGGACAAGTCCAGCCGGCAGGAAAGCATCCCGGTCGGCCTGCTTACGTATCCGGTGCTGCAGGCCGCCGACATCCTGCTGTACAAGGCCGATCTGGTCCCCGTGGGCGAGGACCAGCTGCAGCATCTCGAGCTCTCGCGCGAGGTGGCGCGGAAGTGGAATCTGCGCTTCTCGCCGGAGAAGCCCTTCTTCCCGGAGCCGAGAGAGGAGGTCACGCCGACGGCGCGCGTCATGGGGCTGGACGGAAACGCGAAGATGTCGAAGTCGCTCGGCAACTCCGTGGGGCTGCTCGAGGAGCCGGCGGCAATCTGGGAAAAGCTGAAGCCGGCGGTGACGGATCCCGCGCGCGTGCGCCGCACGGATCCCGGCACGCCGGAGGTGTGCAACATCTACCACCTGCACAAGGCGTTCAGCCCGCCGGACACGGTGAAGCACGTCGCGCTGCAGTGCAGCACCGCTGGCTGGGGGTGCATCGACTGCAAGAAGGTGCTGTTCGAATCCATGAAGAAGGAGCTGGATCCGATTCGCGAGCGGGCGGCGGAGATCAGGTCGAATCCGGCCACGGTCGACACGACGCTTCGCGAAGGCGCGGAGAAAGCGCACGCGGTGGCGAAGGAGACGATGCGCGAGGTGAAGGAGCGGATGGGGTTTGCCCCATAG
- a CDS encoding M28 family peptidase has protein sequence MPHRSPAREAKRLIDRIAETPRAAGTEGEARARKFCADYLMRAGFAVTEEEFSYSALPGTWAVPLFGLLSLTWFAVLGAALDHTVPEQTVRAAMVFLPLLPILFLAARNMMRRPRFMLRRARNLIAVRGGAPRVWLMAHLDSKSQPVPMLVRIGGILLASSAMLLTIVASFIPRVYDLGNAFWVPVTIAGTAGSLAVLLSTVGNRSRGALDNASGVAAAMLTAANTPTGTPVGVLLTSAEEVGLAGAWAWVQDQAERHATRHTKYAINFDALDDVGALTCMSDPDNPLAGQLRLAASETGADLRVRKVLPGIMVDSSALSRSDWDAVTISKGNFSTLARIHTPGDSPDRLTGTGVAEAVEVVTNFMEREG, from the coding sequence TTGCCCCATAGGAGTCCGGCGCGAGAGGCCAAGCGCCTCATAGACCGGATCGCCGAAACGCCGCGCGCCGCCGGCACGGAGGGCGAGGCCCGGGCGAGAAAGTTCTGCGCGGACTATCTGATGCGCGCCGGCTTCGCCGTGACGGAGGAAGAGTTCAGCTATTCCGCGCTGCCGGGCACGTGGGCCGTACCGCTGTTCGGCCTCCTCTCGCTGACCTGGTTCGCCGTGCTGGGCGCGGCACTGGACCACACCGTGCCCGAGCAGACCGTTCGCGCGGCCATGGTTTTTCTGCCGTTGCTGCCGATCCTGTTCCTCGCGGCCAGGAATATGATGCGTCGCCCGCGGTTCATGTTGCGACGCGCGCGCAATCTCATCGCCGTTCGCGGCGGCGCTCCACGGGTCTGGCTGATGGCGCATCTCGATTCCAAGTCACAGCCGGTCCCGATGCTCGTGCGCATCGGCGGGATCCTGCTCGCGTCGTCGGCGATGCTGCTGACAATCGTCGCCTCTTTCATTCCGCGAGTGTACGACCTCGGCAACGCGTTCTGGGTGCCGGTCACGATCGCGGGCACCGCCGGGTCGTTGGCCGTGCTGCTCTCGACTGTCGGGAACCGGTCGCGGGGCGCCCTGGACAACGCAAGCGGCGTTGCGGCCGCCATGCTCACCGCCGCCAATACGCCGACCGGAACCCCGGTCGGCGTCCTGTTGACCAGCGCGGAAGAGGTGGGCCTGGCCGGGGCGTGGGCCTGGGTTCAGGACCAAGCCGAGCGACACGCGACCCGGCATACGAAATATGCGATAAACTTTGACGCCCTCGACGACGTAGGGGCACTTACTTGCATGTCCGATCCGGACAACCCTCTTGCAGGCCAGCTGCGGCTCGCAGCTTCCGAGACCGGGGCCGATCTGAGGGTGAGGAAGGTTCTGCCGGGAATCATGGTCGATTCGTCCGCGCTGAGCCGGTCCGACTGGGATGCCGTGACGATCAGCAAGGGTAATTTTTCGACGCTCGCTCGCATTCACACGCCGGGAGACAGCCCTGATCGACTCACGGGCACGGGTGTCGCGGAAGCGGTCGAGGTGGTCACGAACTTCATGGAAAGAGAGGGCTGA
- a CDS encoding DUF456 domain-containing protein — protein MALLLLAIVLIASLIMIPFGLPGLWVMLGAALIYAYSGGGAAISTATLVLVALLAGIAEVIEYVLSARYVRIYGGSRRGAWGAIIGGTIGAIMGVPIPIIGSLVGAFAGSFAGALIAELGAGAEKRDASRAALGALVGRAVAAAMKVAIGLGIAVWIFFAAWS, from the coding sequence GTGGCGCTGCTACTTCTTGCGATCGTGCTCATCGCATCGCTCATCATGATCCCCTTCGGGCTCCCCGGGCTGTGGGTAATGCTCGGCGCGGCGCTCATTTACGCCTACTCGGGTGGCGGAGCGGCGATCAGCACGGCTACTCTTGTGCTGGTCGCTCTGCTCGCGGGCATCGCCGAGGTGATCGAATACGTGCTCTCGGCGAGGTACGTCCGTATCTACGGAGGGTCTCGCAGGGGCGCGTGGGGTGCCATAATCGGCGGAACGATTGGCGCGATAATGGGTGTACCAATACCTATTATAGGATCGCTGGTCGGAGCGTTCGCCGGATCGTTCGCCGGCGCGCTCATCGCGGAGCTCGGCGCGGGCGCCGAGAAGAGGGATGCGTCGCGCGCCGCGCTCGGAGCGCTGGTGGGAAGGGCGGTCGCAGCGGCCATGAAGGTGGCCATCGGTCTAGGGATTGCGGTTTGGATCTTCTTTGCGGCATGGAGCTGA
- a CDS encoding ATP-binding protein, translating to MSSVTRDGLAVAPSQQLSGERLAELLSVISEANEFSTAAAFLVAQFADVASATRGCVLTIDPQQQQLESVAAVGFAPGEKPAISIPLADDRHPLVAATLSLRPVSCASSDTTASGIPFGSWIAIPFPQPQFKGAVDFIPDDKVESLELKSCSVHMADPRERRRRAGHAPCGIVILEAQPDEEMVTQLFHAASLAGPVLSRMFAVEEYRRSAERLDQQRDLLSALINSLLDPIIITSSTADIVVQNKRAEHLLSMKERDSEGRRRAVEINNLLFTSHLAKTAMGAPAEAGARELNMVDPDEGADLLFEVLTHRLEPDTGIEPGSVVSVLRDVTDLRRAARELERQVQRALVAEKDVTRERDRLDLILENVADPILVTDDRSNIILMNRQAEALFSLDATDDKSSAGMRRERAQSVRANDTKFTTFISDFTIHPEASRREEMSLSVPDSGVELPVEVVSGKIFNARGEPMAIVSVLHDLTEQAENERLYRELKTFSSQLEDRIRAATSDLAAQNARLQWQSQELEKAYRLKSEFLASMSHELRTPINALIGYTALILDKIYGDVNDRQVEALQRIHASAQHLLVLINDILDLARIEAGRMPLHLENVDLRHILLEVTSQMEPLFRKKGLVFSWKMDPGTVPMRTDRTKVKQIMLNLLSNAVKFTHRGSVGVTAVAQNGIVSISVVDTGIGIAEEHLAGIWEDFRQVDQSSTREFGGTGLGLSITRKLVEALGGHVDLRSTLGEGSTFTITLPRESETATDEESLLTTGESVVFVGTAEGPTRPIDES from the coding sequence TTGAGCAGCGTAACGCGTGACGGCTTAGCCGTCGCGCCGAGCCAGCAGCTCAGCGGAGAGCGGCTAGCCGAGCTTCTCTCAGTCATCTCGGAAGCCAACGAGTTCTCCACTGCCGCGGCCTTCCTGGTCGCGCAGTTCGCCGACGTCGCGAGCGCCACGCGGGGGTGCGTGCTCACGATCGATCCGCAGCAGCAGCAGCTCGAGTCCGTGGCGGCGGTCGGTTTCGCTCCCGGCGAGAAGCCGGCCATCTCCATCCCGCTCGCCGACGATCGCCACCCCCTGGTGGCGGCAACGCTCTCCCTCCGGCCCGTGTCGTGCGCGAGCTCCGATACGACCGCGTCCGGGATTCCGTTCGGTAGCTGGATCGCGATCCCATTCCCGCAGCCCCAGTTCAAGGGCGCGGTCGATTTCATTCCCGACGACAAGGTCGAGTCGCTCGAGCTCAAGTCGTGCTCGGTGCACATGGCCGATCCGCGCGAGCGCCGTCGCCGCGCCGGCCACGCGCCGTGCGGCATCGTCATTCTCGAGGCGCAGCCGGACGAAGAGATGGTGACGCAGCTGTTTCACGCGGCGTCGCTGGCGGGACCGGTGCTGTCGCGGATGTTCGCGGTGGAGGAATACCGCCGGTCCGCGGAGCGGCTCGACCAGCAGCGCGACCTCCTGAGCGCGCTCATCAACTCGCTGCTCGATCCGATCATCATCACCAGCTCGACGGCCGACATCGTGGTGCAGAACAAGCGCGCCGAGCACCTGCTCTCGATGAAGGAGCGTGACTCCGAGGGTCGCCGCCGCGCGGTCGAGATCAACAACCTCCTGTTCACGTCGCACTTGGCGAAGACCGCCATGGGCGCGCCGGCCGAAGCCGGGGCGCGCGAGCTCAACATGGTGGACCCGGACGAGGGGGCCGACCTGCTGTTCGAGGTGCTCACGCACCGGCTCGAGCCGGACACGGGCATCGAGCCGGGCTCCGTCGTATCCGTCCTGCGCGACGTCACCGACCTTCGCCGTGCGGCGAGGGAGCTGGAGCGGCAGGTGCAGCGCGCGCTCGTGGCCGAGAAGGACGTCACCCGCGAGCGCGACCGCCTGGACCTGATCCTCGAGAACGTGGCGGACCCCATTCTCGTCACCGACGATCGCTCGAACATCATCCTGATGAACCGGCAGGCCGAGGCGCTCTTCTCGCTGGACGCCACCGACGACAAGTCATCCGCCGGAATGCGGCGCGAGCGCGCGCAGTCGGTCCGCGCCAACGACACGAAATTCACCACGTTCATCTCCGATTTCACGATCCACCCCGAGGCGTCGCGGCGCGAGGAGATGAGCCTCAGCGTGCCCGACAGCGGCGTCGAGCTGCCCGTGGAAGTGGTGTCGGGCAAGATCTTCAACGCCCGCGGCGAGCCGATGGCGATCGTATCCGTGCTGCACGACCTCACGGAGCAGGCGGAGAACGAGCGCCTGTACCGCGAGCTCAAGACGTTCAGCAGCCAGCTCGAGGACCGCATCCGCGCGGCCACGTCCGATCTGGCCGCCCAGAACGCCCGGCTGCAGTGGCAGTCGCAGGAGCTGGAGAAGGCTTACCGCTTGAAGTCGGAGTTCCTCGCCAGCATGTCGCACGAGCTGCGCACGCCGATCAACGCGCTGATCGGGTACACGGCGCTGATCCTCGACAAGATCTACGGCGACGTGAACGACCGCCAGGTCGAGGCGCTTCAGCGCATCCACGCTTCGGCGCAGCACCTGCTCGTCCTGATCAACGACATCCTCGACCTCGCCAGGATCGAGGCCGGCCGCATGCCGCTGCATCTCGAGAACGTGGACCTGCGGCACATCCTGCTGGAAGTGACGTCGCAGATGGAGCCGCTCTTCCGCAAAAAGGGACTCGTCTTCTCCTGGAAAATGGATCCCGGGACCGTGCCGATGCGCACGGACAGGACGAAGGTCAAGCAGATCATGCTCAATCTCCTGTCGAACGCGGTGAAGTTCACCCACCGCGGCAGCGTCGGCGTGACCGCCGTAGCGCAGAACGGCATCGTGAGCATCTCGGTCGTCGATACCGGCATCGGGATCGCCGAGGAGCATCTCGCGGGGATCTGGGAGGATTTCCGGCAGGTGGATCAGTCGAGCACGAGGGAGTTCGGCGGGACCGGTCTCGGGCTCAGCATCACCAGGAAGCTCGTGGAGGCGCTGGGCGGTCATGTCGACCTGCGCAGCACGCTCGGCGAGGGCTCGACCTTTACGATCACGCTTCCGCGGGAGTCAGAGACCGCCACGGATGAGGAATCCCTCCTCACGACCGGTGAATCGGTTGTTTTCGTGGGCACCGCGGAAGGACCGACCCGACCGATCGACGAGTCCTGA
- a CDS encoding adenylosuccinate synthase, whose protein sequence is MFDSVRRTVVVVGAQWGDEGKGKLVDVLAERADWVIRYQGGANAGHTVHIGDTTFVLHQIPSGILHPRVQCAVGNGVVLDPETLFTEIDELIAKGIEVEGRLHVSDRAHMVLPYHKLVDSQSAANREIGTTGRGIGPAYEDKVGRRGVRVLDLRHGRKLRALVEQGVAHANARLAAFGSSARADVDSTLELLDGLAVRLLPLAADVGLAAHEAIMGGAAVLLEGAQGSLLDIDHGTYPFVTSSSTTSGGAAIGAGISPMALDAALGVVKAYTTRVGNGPLPTELAGELGDRVRQLGNEFGATTGRPRRCGWFDSVVVRYAVRINGLTDLAVTKLDVLDTLDKLAVCTGYVVDGELHTEFPGDLTALESVEPQYEWLEGWRTATSDSRSLEDLPGQARRYLDRIEELVTAPITYVSVGTRRDQIIGLEDA, encoded by the coding sequence ATGTTCGATTCTGTTCGGCGCACCGTCGTCGTCGTCGGCGCGCAGTGGGGTGACGAAGGCAAGGGCAAGCTCGTGGACGTCCTGGCGGAGCGGGCCGATTGGGTCATCCGTTACCAGGGTGGCGCCAACGCCGGCCACACGGTGCACATCGGCGACACGACTTTCGTCCTGCACCAGATCCCGAGCGGAATCCTGCACCCGCGCGTGCAGTGCGCGGTCGGGAACGGAGTGGTGCTCGATCCGGAGACGCTGTTCACCGAGATCGACGAGCTGATCGCGAAGGGGATCGAAGTCGAAGGTCGCCTGCACGTCAGCGACCGCGCGCACATGGTGCTGCCGTACCACAAGCTCGTGGACTCGCAGAGCGCGGCGAACCGCGAGATCGGCACCACCGGGCGCGGGATCGGGCCCGCGTACGAGGACAAGGTCGGGCGCCGCGGAGTGCGGGTGCTCGATCTTCGCCACGGCAGGAAGCTCCGCGCGCTGGTCGAGCAGGGAGTGGCGCACGCCAACGCTCGGCTCGCCGCGTTCGGCTCGTCGGCGCGCGCGGACGTCGATTCCACGCTGGAGCTGCTCGACGGACTCGCCGTGCGGCTCCTCCCGCTTGCGGCCGACGTCGGCCTCGCCGCGCACGAGGCGATCATGGGCGGCGCCGCGGTGCTGCTCGAGGGCGCGCAGGGGTCGCTGCTGGACATCGACCACGGCACATACCCGTTCGTTACGTCGAGCAGCACGACTTCGGGCGGTGCCGCGATCGGAGCGGGCATCTCGCCCATGGCGCTCGACGCCGCGCTCGGCGTCGTCAAGGCGTACACCACGCGCGTCGGCAACGGCCCGCTCCCGACGGAGCTGGCGGGGGAGCTGGGCGACCGCGTGCGCCAGCTCGGCAACGAGTTCGGCGCCACCACCGGGCGGCCGCGGCGGTGCGGCTGGTTCGATTCGGTCGTCGTGCGCTATGCCGTGAGAATCAACGGTCTCACCGATCTCGCGGTCACCAAGCTCGACGTGCTCGACACGCTCGACAAGCTGGCGGTGTGCACCGGCTACGTCGTGGACGGAGAGCTGCACACTGAATTTCCCGGCGATCTCACCGCGCTCGAGTCGGTCGAGCCCCAGTATGAGTGGCTCGAAGGGTGGCGGACGGCGACGTCGGACTCGCGCTCGCTCGAGGATCTGCCCGGGCAGGCGCGCCGATACCTCGACAGGATCGAGGAGCTCGTCACGGCGCCGATCACCTACGTGAGCGTCGGGACCCGGCGCGACCAAATCATAGGACTGGAAGACGCATGA
- a CDS encoding glycine--tRNA ligase, with protein sequence MTSAAKSGTDVMEKLVSLCKRRGFIFQSSEIYGGAGSVWDYGPLGVELKRNIKELWWNAMVRARDDIEGLDAAILMHPRVWEASGHVAGFVDPLVDCKNCKKRFRADDPRIKGTPGAPDAQCPACGMKGTLSEPRQFNLMFKTFMGPVEDSASVAYLRPETAQGIYVNFLNVQQSTRQKVPFGIAQIGKAFRNEITPGNFIFRTREFEQMEMQFFVEPDDAPKWFDYWKAERMSWHASLGLDEKRLSFHEHTGAELAHYAKAAFDIQFDFSGTLGPQEIEGIHNRGDFDLTQHQTFSGKKLEYFDQPNNRRFVPWVIETSVGADRTALAVLTNAYREESVAGEDEGRTLLALSPLVAPIKAGVFPLVKKDGMPEMAQKLAAELRASFPVFYDDSGAIGRRYRRQDEVGTPFCVTIDGDSLAEGTVTIRDRDTLGQIRLPAERVGEYISEKIAR encoded by the coding sequence ATGACCAGCGCGGCGAAATCGGGGACTGACGTCATGGAGAAGCTCGTCTCACTGTGCAAGAGACGGGGATTCATCTTTCAGTCGTCGGAGATCTACGGCGGGGCGGGCTCCGTGTGGGACTACGGCCCGCTCGGCGTCGAGCTCAAGCGCAACATCAAGGAGCTGTGGTGGAACGCGATGGTCCGCGCGCGCGACGACATCGAGGGTCTCGACGCCGCGATCCTGATGCACCCGCGCGTATGGGAGGCGAGCGGCCACGTCGCGGGCTTCGTGGATCCGCTGGTCGACTGCAAGAACTGCAAGAAGCGCTTCCGTGCCGACGATCCCAGGATCAAGGGCACTCCCGGCGCGCCCGACGCGCAATGCCCGGCGTGCGGAATGAAGGGGACGCTGAGCGAGCCGCGCCAGTTCAACCTCATGTTCAAGACGTTCATGGGGCCGGTCGAGGACAGCGCGTCGGTGGCGTACCTGCGCCCGGAGACGGCGCAGGGGATCTACGTCAACTTCCTCAACGTGCAGCAGTCCACGCGGCAGAAGGTGCCGTTCGGGATCGCGCAAATAGGCAAGGCGTTCCGCAACGAGATCACGCCGGGGAACTTCATCTTCCGCACGCGCGAGTTCGAGCAGATGGAGATGCAGTTCTTCGTGGAGCCGGACGACGCGCCGAAGTGGTTCGACTACTGGAAGGCCGAGCGCATGAGCTGGCACGCGTCACTCGGTCTGGACGAGAAGCGCCTCAGCTTCCACGAGCATACCGGGGCCGAGCTGGCGCACTACGCCAAGGCCGCCTTCGACATCCAGTTCGATTTCTCCGGGACGCTCGGCCCGCAGGAGATCGAGGGAATCCACAATCGCGGGGATTTCGACCTGACGCAGCATCAGACCTTCTCCGGCAAGAAGCTCGAGTACTTCGACCAGCCCAACAACCGCCGGTTCGTGCCATGGGTCATCGAGACGTCCGTCGGCGCGGACAGGACGGCTCTCGCGGTCCTCACCAACGCGTACCGCGAGGAAAGCGTGGCGGGTGAGGATGAAGGGCGGACCCTGCTCGCGCTCTCTCCGCTCGTGGCGCCGATCAAGGCGGGCGTATTTCCGCTGGTGAAGAAGGACGGGATGCCGGAGATGGCGCAGAAGCTGGCCGCCGAGCTGCGCGCCTCGTTCCCGGTGTTCTACGACGACAGCGGCGCGATCGGCCGGCGGTACAGGCGGCAGGACGAGGTCGGCACGCCGTTCTGTGTAACGATTGACGGCGACTCGCTCGCGGAGGGAACGGTGACGATCCGCGACCGCGACACACTCGGGCAGATCCGGCTCCCCGCCGAGCGGGTGGGCGAGTACATCAGCGAAAAGATCGCGAGGTGA